Part of the Drosophila santomea strain STO CAGO 1482 chromosome 2L, Prin_Dsan_1.1, whole genome shotgun sequence genome is shown below.
CTTCATTCGTCGCTTGAGTAACCCGCTTTTCTGGGGCGACAAGCTCTTCAACATATTTGCTGCCAAGGACTACGCCTCCGCCCTCGATGTGGTTCATGGTTTTTCCAGCGAGATCATTGCCAAAAGGAGAGTTTTGCTCAAGGATGAGCTCGACAAAAATCCAAGCACCCAAACcggtgatgatgatgggtaTGTACATTGGGGTAATAACTGCCAAGTTAACTTCATACTTATAAGTTAAACATTAGATTTGTCTCAAAGAAGAGATTCGCCATGCTGGACACCCTAATCCATGCTGAGAAGGATGGTCTTATCGATCACATTGGCATTTGTGAGGAGGTGGACACTCTGATGTTTGAGGGCTACGATACGACATCGATTGGCCTTATTTTTGGTCTAATGAACATGTCCCTGAACCCTGACAAGCAGGAATTATGTTTCCAGGAGATTCAAGAGCACATAGATGGTAAGCCGAGTACTAAAGCCTTAAGAAACCTCTTATGTGAATGTTTTCAGATGACCTAAGTAACTTGGATGTTAGCCAGCTGAATAAGCTCAAGTACCTAGAGTACTTTATGAAGGAAACCATGCGCCTGTTTCCCTCGGTACCGATTATGGGTCGTGAAGCCGTCCAGGAAACTGAACTGGCCAATGGACTGATCCTGCCGAAAGGCGCACAGATAACCCTTCATGTGTTCGATATTCATCGCAACGCCAAGTACTGGGATTCCCCTGAAGAATTCAGACCGGAGAGATTCCTACCCGAAAATATCCAAGATCGCCACACCTACGCCTATGTTCCATTCAGCGCTGGTCAAAGAAATTGTATTGGTGAGCAATGGTCTCGATTGTCTCTGTCCAATGGCCTTCTAATGATTCTAATTGTATTTTGCAGGTCAAAAGTATGCCATGCAGGAGATGAAAACGCTAATGGTCGTCCTTCTGAAGCAGTTCAAGGTTCTGAAGGCTATCGATCCGCAGAAGATTGTATTTCACACGGGTATAACTCTGCGCACCCAGAACAAGATCCGCGTAAAGCTTGTGAGGCGAAAGTGAGCTTGGTGTACAGAGCCATTCAAGGACTAATTTAATCATTTGATAAACTTCAGTCTAACTTGACCTTTCACTCGATCATGGACAGTAGATCATGAACAACATATTAGGATCTGGAATTTCGCAACGCTGTTTGGTCATTTTGTAACACCCATTTCAATAAACTGctgaattttatatttataaatttgttaatgTATGAactagaaaaatattttctgcaGTGTACCTAGCCAAATAACCCCATAGGGGCCGTCCATAAACCTCGTGACGCTaattttgggccattttgaccccctcccccccctaTGTGACATACCATGACTCTCACCGCAACCCCTACTGTGACATTACGTGACTCTTCGGCGCACCCCCTCCCCTTCCTCGGAGCGTCACGAGGTTTATGGACGGCCCCATAACATTTCCTTTGCTTGTGAGTGAAACAATCTTATCAGTTTCGGTTTTTATACCGATGCTATACCAGTTTGCGGCTGCTGGTGATCTCAGAGATCAGTTTGGTGGGACAGATCCGCGGATGCGGTTGTCTAATAATGGTTTTTTTGTGGCTCGTCGGAGCTTCCATTGTGCTACTTCAATTGATTTATAGGCTGAACAGGGACTACTGCATTCTTGGTTTCTTTGCCAAGAGAATTCGAACCAAGAATGGACAGCCCCCGGAAAGCATTGCTCCCTTGGTGAAGGGCAGTACCATATTTGCCAACAGCTTCGACTTGTATGGCAAAGATCACGGTGAGTTGTTGGGCTTTGCTGGGTTATCTATGCTAATGTCATAATCCCACGGCTGTGGTTCTAATTATACGCTTAGCTGGGATTTTTAAACACTCCCGTGACTGTGCACAAGCACTGGGCAAAAGCTACGTGGAATACGCAATAGGAACGGCCATCTACAATGTTATAGACGCGGATAATGCGGAACATGTGCTTAATGATCCAAATCTAATAAACAAGGGAACAGTTTACTATTTCCTCCATCCATTTCTGAGAACTGGTCTGTTGACATCCACAGGTGAGCATGGGCTAGCACGTGCTTCTTTCATTGTTTAACATCAAAATATTTAGGAAAAAAGTGGCATGCACGACGGAAGATGCTTACCCCAACTTTCCATTTCAACATATTAAATCAGTTTCAGGAAATTTTAATGTGAGTTTGAAGTATTAACATAACAACTATGTGAAAGCActtgaataattaattattctaGAACGGAGAGTCTGAAGTTCCTACATCAATTTAAAGACAAGGATGAGGTAATCATCTCCTTAAACGAAGTGATTCCCAGATTTACTCTTAATAGTATTTGCGGTGAGTTCCAAAAATcgttaaaaatgtattaagaaTAGATCCATATCCAAAACTATATCTGCAGAGACGTCCATGGGCGTTAAGCTGGACGAGATGGCCGAGAAGGGGGATCGATACCGGATGAACTTCAGTCAGATCGAAGAATCTTTTATTCGTCGCATGAGTAACCCACTTTTATGGAGCGATACACTTTTCAAGATGTTTCCCGAAAAGGATTATGCTTCTGCCCTCGATGTGGTCCATGGATTTTCAAGCGAAATTATTGCCAAGAGGAGAGAGCAGCTAAATGATGAGATGGATAACATACGAAACACCCAGACCGCTGATGATGAACTGTAAGGCACTCGACAGTCTTTCAAGAGTCCATTTAAACACCGCTTACTTTAGATCTACAGCTAAAAAGCGCTTTGCCATGCTGGATACCCT
Proteins encoded:
- the LOC120443936 gene encoding uncharacterized protein LOC120443936, coding for MIALLLVLAVSALLHWLYRANKDYHVLSFFTKRIRSKDGTPVEIIAPTPRGKTIFGNTFDLYGRDHAGVFNHSRERAKEMGTSYIEYAFGTAIYNIIDADSAENVMNHPNLITKGLVYNFLHPFLRTGLLTSTGKKWHARRKMLTPTFHFNILNQFQEIFKTESQKFLQQFEGQDEITISLHEVIPRFTLNSICETAMGVKLDEMAEKGDRYRENFSQIEECFIRRLSNPLFWGDKLFNIFAAKDYASALDVVHGFSSEIIAKRRVLLKDELDKNPSTQTGDDDGFVSKKRFAMLDTLIHAEKDGLIDHIGICEEVDTLMFEGYDTTSIGLIFGLMNMSLNPDKQELCFQEIQEHIDDDLSNLDVSQLNKLKYLEYFMKETMRLFPSVPIMGREAVQETELANGLILPKGAQITLHVFDIHRNAKYWDSPEEFRPERFLPENIQDRHTYAYVPFSAGQRNCIGQKYAMQEMKTLMVVLLKQFKVLKAIDPQKIVFHTGITLRTQNKIRVKLVRRKCLRLLVISEISLVGQIRGCGCLIMVFLWLVGASIVLLQLIYRLNRDYCILGFFAKRIRTKNGQPPESIAPLVKGSTIFANSFDLYGKDHAGIFKHSRDCAQALGKSYVEYAIGTAIYNVIDADNAEHVLNDPNLINKGTVYYFLHPFLRTGLLTSTGKKWHARRKMLTPTFHFNILNQFQEILITESLKFLHQFKDKDEVIISLNEVIPRFTLNSICETSMGVKLDEMAEKGDRYRMNFSQIEESFIRRMSNPLLWSDTLFKMFPEKDYASALDVVHGFSSEIIAKRREQLNDEMDNIRNTQTADDELSTAKKRFAMLDTLIHAEKDGLIDHIGICEEVDTLMFEGYDTTSIGLIFGLMNMSLYPDEQEKCFQEIQEHIDDELTNLDSGQLNKLKNLEYFIKETMRLYPSVPAMGRETARETELANGLILPKGSQIAVQVFDIHRNPEYWDSPEEFRPERFLPENSQNRHTYAYIPFSAGQRNCIGQKFAMQEMKTLMVAVLKQFQILPEIDPKSIVFQTGLTLRTQNQIHVKLLRRK